A DNA window from Daucus carota subsp. sativus chromosome 3, DH1 v3.0, whole genome shotgun sequence contains the following coding sequences:
- the LOC108211840 gene encoding anthranilate synthase alpha subunit 1, chloroplastic, whose amino-acid sequence MQALSFSPRLFPSTHRQSLPPATSFSIGKSCLVSSPSLSLPAFSQCRAVQSPHEVAGEVKFMEASQLGNVIPLHRVIFADHLTPVLAYRCLVKEDDREAPSFLFESVQPGRESSSVGRYSVVGSHPAMEIVAKDNTVTIMDHEEGRLTEKVVDDPMEVPRSISEEWRPQLIDDLPDAFCGGWVGYFSYDTVRYSEKKKVSFSKAPLDDRNLADIHLGLYDDVIVFDHVEKKAFVIHWVRLDRYESVQKAYQDGMDRLEALASKVQDVVPPRLSPGAIELCTHQFGDSLKKANMTKDEFKNAVIQAKEHILSGDIFQIVLSQRFERRTFADPFEVYRALRVVNPSPYMTYLQARGCILVSSSPEILTSVKKQKIVNRPLAGTTRRGKTSKEDKMQEMQLLNDEKQCAEHIMLVDLGRNDVGKISKSGSVNVEKLMTVERYSHVMHISSTVTGELLDHLSSWDALRAALPVGTVSGAPKVKAMELIDKFEVTRRGPYSGGFGGISYTGDMEIALALRTIVFPTGSRYDTMYLYKDAEQRQEWVAYLQAGAGIVADSTPEDEHQECENKAAGLARAIDLAESAFLS is encoded by the exons ATGCAAGCCCTGAGTTTCTCTCCCCGCCTTTTCCCGTCAACTCACCGCCAGTCTCTCCCTCCGGCCACCTCGTTTTCAATCGGAAAAAGTTGCCTCGTTTCTTCTCCTTCACTCTCTCTCCCTGCTTTTTCTCAATGCCGCGCAGTTCAATCACCTCATGAAG TTGCGGGAGAGGTTAAATTTATGGAAGCTTCGCAACTCGGGAATGTAATTCCTCTTCACAGAGTTATATTCGCTGACCACTTGACTCCGGTTCTAGCTTATCGGTGTTTGGTTAAAGAGGATGATCGCGAGGCTCCTAGTTTTCTTTTCGAGTCCGTTCAGCCAGGGCGTGAATCCTCTAGTGTT GGACGTTATAGTGTTGTTGGTTCTCATCCAGCAATGGAAATCGTAGCTAAAGATAACACAGTTACCATAATGGATCACGAGGAAGGGCGATTGACGGAGAAGGTTGTTGATGATCCTATGGAGGTTCCGAGAAGTATTTCTGAGGAATGGAGGCCACAACTTATTGATGATCTCCCAGATGCATTTTGTG GTGGATGGGTTGGGTATTTCTCATATGATACAGTTCGTTACTCGGAGAAGAAGAAAGTATCATTCTCAAAAGCACCACTGGACGACAGAAATCTTGCGGACATTCATCTAGGACTCTATGATGACGTGATTGTGTTCGATCATGTGGAAAAG AAAGCTTTTGTGATTCACTGGGTGCGGCTTGATCGCTATGAATCTGTTCAGAAAGCCTACCAAGATGGGATGGATCGCTTGGAGGCACTCGCCTCTAAAGTACAGGATGTTGTTCC CCCGAGGCTATCTCCAGGTGCAATAGAATTATGCACACATCAATTTGGAGATTCCCTAAAAAAGGCTAACATGACGAAGGACGAGTTCAAGAATGCAGTAATACAAGCTAAAGAGCATATTCTCTCTGGAGACATATTTCAGATTGTTTTAAGTCAGCGCTTTGAGCGCAGAACATTtgcagacccgtttgaagtctACAGGGCATTAAGAGTTGTGAATCCGAGTCCATATATGACCTACTTGCAA GCGAGAGGGTGTATTCTGGTTTCTTCAAGCCCAGAAATACTTACCAGTGTAAAGAAG CAAAAGATTGTCAACCGACCTCTGGCTGGGACTACAAGAAGAGGGAAGACTTCGAAGGAAGATAAGATGCAAGAAATGCAGCTACTAAATGATGAAAAACAGTGTGCGGAGCATATCATGCTGGTTGATTTGGGACGTAACGATGTTGGGAAG ATCTCGAAATCCGGTTCTGTGAATGTTGAAAAGTTAATGACTGTTGAACGCTACTCTCATGTGATGCACATCAGCTCCACG GTTACTGGGGAGTTGCTTGATCATTTAAGTTCGTGGGATGCCCTCCGTGCTGCATTACCTGTTGGAACTGTCAGCGGAGCACCAAAG GTGAAAGCAATGgaattaattgataaatttgaaGTAACCAGACGGGGGCCTTACAGCGGGGGGTTTGGAGGTATATCGTACACCGGGGATATGGAAATTGCTTTAGCTCTGAGGACCATTGTGTTTCCAACAGGAAGCCGGTATGACACAATGTACTTGTATAAGGATGCTGAGCAGCGCCAGGAATGGGTTGCCTACCTTCAAGCTGGAGCTGGGATCGTGGCAGACAGCACTCCAGAGGACGAACACCAAGAATGTGAAAACAAAGCTGCTGGT